The genome window CATGGTGCACGCCTGGCTGCCGTTGTACTCGAGCGTGACCATCATCCCCGGACTTCTCGACTTCAGCTACGTCCGCAACACGGGCGCCGCCTTCGGATTGCTCAACACGGTCGACATCCCGTTCAAGCGGGCGCTGATGACCGCGATCGGCCTCTTCGCCCTGATCGCCATCACCCTGTACGCGAGCCGTCTTCCGCCGGGTCAGCCGCTGGCCCGACTCGGACTGGCCGCGATCATCGGCGGCGCGATCGGCAACCTCATAGACCGCATCGCGTCGGGCTACGTCGTCGACTTCGTGGACGTCTACTGGGGAAGCTGGCACTTCTGGGCCTTCAACGTCGCCGACGCCGCGATCACGGTGGGGGCCTGCTGCCTGATCCTCGACATGGTCTTCCTGAACTCCCATGTATCCGAAACTGCTTGAACTCGGTCCGATCAGCATCTACTCGTACGGCCTGCTGCTGGTGTCGGCGTACCTGATCGGGCTGCAGGTGGCGGTGGTCCGCGGCCGGGCGCGCGGACTTGACGGACAGCGGATCATGGACCTGGGGATCGCGATCATCGTCAGCGCCCTGGTCGGCGCCAAGCTGCTGCTGTTCGTGGTGGAGTTCGACCACTTCACGCGCAATCCGGCGGAGCTGTGGACCCTGGTCCGTTCCGGCGGCGTCTTCTACGGGGGCATGCTGCTCGCGGTGGCGGTGGCGTTCTGGTACATGCAGCGGAGCGGCCTGCCCCTGTGGGCGACCTGCGACGCGTTCGCCCCCGGCATCGCGGCCGGTCAGGCGGTGGGCCGCCTCGGCTGTCTCCTCGCGGGGTGCTGCTACGGTCACCCGACGGATCTGCCCTGGGGAGTCACGTTCACCGACCCACTGGCGGCGGCCAACGTCGGCACGCCGCTCGACGTCAGTCTGCACCCGACACAGCTCTACGAATCGGTCGC of Acidobacteriota bacterium contains these proteins:
- the lspA gene encoding signal peptidase II → MRCRRPWKVSAEPPPAGPSTADRRPPSEAGTPAPAFPSRGLMLSIVVGIVLLDQVSKAMVHAWLPLYSSVTIIPGLLDFSYVRNTGAAFGLLNTVDIPFKRALMTAIGLFALIAITLYASRLPPGQPLARLGLAAIIGGAIGNLIDRIASGYVVDFVDVYWGSWHFWAFNVADAAITVGACCLILDMVFLNSHVSETA
- the lgt gene encoding prolipoprotein diacylglyceryl transferase; the protein is MYPKLLELGPISIYSYGLLLVSAYLIGLQVAVVRGRARGLDGQRIMDLGIAIIVSALVGAKLLLFVVEFDHFTRNPAELWTLVRSGGVFYGGMLLAVAVAFWYMQRSGLPLWATCDAFAPGIAAGQAVGRLGCLLAGCCYGHPTDLPWGVTFTDPLAAANVGTPLDVSLHPTQLYESVAALVILGVLLAFERRGRPFPGRTFWAYLLLYPAVRFVIEFYRGDPRGTVLDTLSTSQFVSVLLVPLSIVMLVLLARAGGSSPGPAPARSGA